Below is a window of Rhodopseudomonas sp. P2A-2r DNA.
ATCGCTGTTCGCGATGTGGTCCTGATCGAAGCGGACCGTATTGACGCCCTTGGAAATGAAGCGACCGCCATCGGGATCGACGAACCAGGACACGCCATTCTGTTCCGCCACACGAAAGAAGCCGCTGCCGTGGAAGCAGTCGTCGGCGATTCCACCCCACTTCGTTCTTCGCAACCCAATACCTCGGCTACAGAGCTACAAGCTCCTCTTCATCGCATCGTCGCAACCGGCAATTCTTGATCTGGCTCAAGATCGCCGGCCACGGGCCTGACTATTGCTATTGCAACGATCAGACAGACGGAAACGCCGCGCGTCGGGCCCCGCCGGGAACGGGCTCTGGAATCAGGCAGGTCATCCATGGCGATATCGGAGTTTCCCAGCATCGCCGGCTTGCGACCGGATTTCATCTGGGGGTCTCGACCTCAAGCTTCCAGATCGAAGGTGCCGCGCAGGAAGACGGTCGCGGGCCGAGTATCTGGGACACCTATTGCCACGACGGCGCAGTCAGGAATCACGACACCGGCGACGTCGCCTGCGATCATTACCACCGCTACCGCGAGGACGTCGCGCTGATGAAGGCGCTGGGCGTTCAGGCGTACCGCTTCTCGGTGGCCTGGCCGCGCGTGTTGCCGCAGGGGCGCGGCACCGCAAATGAAGCGGGCCTTGCCTTCTACGACCGGCTGATCGACGAATTGCTGGCCGCAGGCATCGCGCCGTGGCTTTGCCTGTATCATTGGGACCTGCCGCAGGCGCTCGAGGATGCCGGCGGCTGGCTCAACCGGGAGTCCGTGACATGGTTCGCGGACTATACGAGGCTGGTCGCCGCACGTTACGGGGATCGCGTCAAGCGCTTTGCGACCTTCAACGAACCGTCGATCTTCAGCCTGTTCAGCCGCTCGCTCGGGACGGCGGGCCGGAGCCGCGAAGACGATCTCCACCGCATGATCCACCACGTCAATCTCGCACATGGCGCCGCGGTGGATGTGCTGCGCAACACGGTCAGCGACGTCTCCGTCGGATGCATCCACAACTATCAGCCGTGCTTGCCATCGAGCAGCAGCGAAGCCGATGCCGCGGCAGCCGCCCGGTTGAACACCTACTGGAACAACGCGTTCCCCGACCCGCAGTGCCTGGGCGAGTATCCGGCGGCGATGCGTCCGGCGCTCGCGCCGCACATCCAGCCGGGCGATCTGGCGCGCATCCGCCGCCCGCTCGACTGGTTCGGCCTCAATCACTACAGCCCGGTCTACGTCACGGCGAAGCCGGACGCGATGCTGGGCTACGACTTCGGCGACAAGCCGTCGGGCATTGCCCTGACGCCGATCGGATGGCCGATCGATCCGGCGGCCTTCGGCGAGACATTGCGGACGGTCCATCGACGCTACGGTCTGCCTATCTACGTCCTGGAGAACGGCTATGGCGATGCGCTGCAGCCTGACCAGGCCGGCGCGGTGGTCGACAGCGGACGAATCGCATTCCTGCGTGCCTATGTCGAAGCGATGAATGCCGCCGCCGCAGACGGCGTCGACATTCGCGGCTATTTCATCTGGTCGCTGCTCGACAATCTGGAATGGGACTCCGGATACAGCATCAGATTCGGCCTGGTCTACGTCGACTATGCGTCGCTGCGGCGAGTCCCCAAAGCGTCGTTCGACTGGTATGCGGGACTGATCAAGGCAGTGCATCAACGATGAGCGCCGGCTCCGACCAGCTCCGGGATCCGGCGACCGGGATCGTCACCCTCACCATCAACCCGGCGATCGACATTTCGACATCGGTGAAGAAGATGATGCCGTTCACCAAGATGCGTTGCGCACCCGCGCAGCGCGATCCGGGCGGCGGCGGCATCAACGTCGCCAGGGTTCTGAAACGGCTCGGTGCCGAAGCAACTGCGGTTTACCCGGCCGGCGGCGCAACCGGACAGGCACTGGCGGCGCTGGTCGAAGGCGAAGGCGTGCCAAGCATCGTGATCCCGACCCGGAACGACACCCGGGAGGACATCACGATCTATGACGAAGCCAGCCGGGAGCAGTTTCGCCTGGTATTCCCGGGCGCCGTTCTCAGCGAATTTGAATGGCAACAATGCCTCGACGCGATAGCGCGCATGGCGCCGCAGGCCGCATTCGTCATAGCCAGTGGGAGCCTGCCTGCCGGCGTGCCCGCGGATTTTTACGGCAGGGTCGTTCAGGCTGCCAAAGGCGCCGGGAGGGTCATCGTTGACACGTCCGGCAGCTCGCTCAAGTCAGCCCTGGAAATGGGCGTTTATCTCATCAAGCCAAACCTGCACGAGTTTCAGGACCTCGCCGGAACAACCTCAGCCGACGAAGCGTCGCTCGTCGCGGCAGGACGCGACCTGTTTGATCGCTACCGCATCGAAGTCGTTGCGCTCTCGATGGGAGCCGAAGGCGCCCTGCTGATGACGCGCGACACGGTCCTGCGGGCGAACGGCTTCCCCATCGCGCCGGCCAGCGTGTCCGGCGCGGGCGACAGCTTCCTGGGCGCGATGGTCTGGAGCCTGACGCAGGATGGCAGTCTTGAACAGGCGCTGCGCTACGGCGTGGCCGGGGGCTCGGCCGCGCTGCTCAATCCCGGCACCGAACTGTGCGGCGCCGCGGATGTGCATCGCCTTGCCGCCGAGGTCACCGTCAGGGCGGTGCGAGCCGCCCGTCCAGCTTGACGCAGGTCAAGCTGTGCTGTCGCGTGTCGAATAATTTCAGCTACAATGCCGCCAAGGAAAGCCGTTCGCGCCTTCGCGCGGCAGATGCCAGACATGCCAGCATGCTGAAACCCGCTTATCTTGCGCCCGACGAAAGGCAGTTGCTGAGCCGGTTCTGGCAGAGCGCGTCCGGATTCTGGCGCGGCCGTCAGGCATGGCGCGCCTGGCTTCTGGGCGCCCTGCTGATCGCCACCATCCTGCTGCAGCTGGTGATTCAATACGCGCTGAATTTCTGGAATCGCGATTTCTTCAACGCCATCGGTCGTAAGGACGCAGCCGATCTGTGGATCCAGGCGCTGCGCTTCCTGCCGCTCGCCGCCGCCAGCCTGTTCCTCACCGTGCTGTCGGTGTGGGCGCGCATGACCACGCAGCGCACCTGGCGCAACTGGCTGAGCAACCATCTCTACGACTACTGGCTGGGCAACGACCGGCACACGCGGCTGCGATTCATCGCCGGCGATTCTCAGGCGCCGGAATTCCGCATCGCCGAGGATGCCAGGCTGGCCACCGACCTGCCCGTCGACCTCGCACTCGGACTGTTGAACTCGCTGCTCACGGTGATCACCTTCATCGGCGTGTTGTGGTCGGTGGGCGACAGCCTGGCGCTCCCGCTCGACGGCGTGACCCTCGTGATTCCCGGTTACCTGGTCATCGCAGTGATCGTCTATTCGCTGCTGCTGTCGGGGGCGACCGTCCTGATCGCCCGCCATCTGACGCGGGTGATCGAGGAGAACAAGCGCGCCGAAGCCGAGCTCCGCTCGGTCGGCACCCATCTGCGCGAAAGCGGCGAGGGTCTGGCGCTGGCGGATGCCCGAAAGGACGGCCGCCAGACCATTGCCGCAGCGCTCAAGGCGGTGATCGCGATCTGGCGGATCTATTGCTGGCAGCTGATGCGCCTGACGCTGGTCACCTATACCAGCCTCCTCGTCACGCCCGTGGTCGGCCTGCTGCTGTGTATCCCGAAATACCTGGCGGGGATGATGACGCTGGGCGAAGTCGTGCAGGCCGCCGCGGCTTTCGTCGTGGTGCAGGGCGCCTTCAACTGGTTCACCGACAACTATGCCAAGCTTGCCGAGTGGGCATCCTCCGCCAACCGCGTCGCCTCACTGCTGCTGGCACTCGATCAGGTGGATGCGGCAGGGCCGGGGCCGGACGCCGGTACTGGCGCGAAGCTACAAGCGTTGCCCGAAGCGGACACGCGGGGGCCGATTCGCGGCGATTGAATTGCCCGGCCTGACCGGTGACGCAGTAGGCGCAGGCGTCGGCAATTTTTACGACACCACCTGCTTCTCGCCGGTGAGATGGCGTCAGGGAGTCAGGGATCTGATAGCAGCAGCGTCTTCTCTTCCCGCTCCACGGCCGCCGCGCAGCGGCGGCAGGGAGAGGGGAAGAGAGGAGTTACCTGCGCAGCACCGCGATCGTTCGGCTCGCGAAGGCCAGTCGCTCCGCCATCACGGTGACGAAAAAGGTCAGCAGCTTCTGGCTCAGCACCGGGTGATGGGCTTTGATCTCGTCGAAGGCGGCGGCGTGCAGCACGTAGAGCACGCTGGCAACTTCTGCCTGGATGGTGGCGCTGCGTGGCGCCTGCGAAACCAACCCCATCTCGCCCACCGTGGTGTAGCGGCCGAGGCTGCGCACCCGTGTGAGCCGTCCGTCACCGGCCGGCACCATGATGCCGAGGCGGCCGTCGAGAATGAAGTGCATAGAGTCGGCGGGGTCGCCGGCGCCAACCACGATATCGCCAGCCTTGACCTCGACGCGCTCGCAGCGACTCATCAACTGTTCAGCATCTTCCGCCGTGCGCAAGATCTTCATAAACCAGTCGCGCAGCCCGTCTTCGTCGGCCTGCAACCCGCGGTGCCGTGCGATCACCTCGTTCTCGCACCACTCCAGTGCGTGATCGAGCTCGCCGATCACGCTGACGCTCTCGTCGATGAAGAGGCTGGTGCGCAGGCTGCGTTCCGCCTGCGGAGGAATGTTGACCAGCACGATCCGCAACCCACGTTGCTGCGCAATCCGCTTGATCTGCATGAAGCTGTGCGCCGCCGACGAATCGATGCCGGTGACCTGACGGAAATCGAACACCAGGAAACGACATTCGGGATGGCGCAGCAGCAGCGCCTTGATGTGCTGGTACAGCCGGTTGGCGGAGCCGAAGAAGAGATAACTCTGCAGGTTGAGGCCCTGGATTTCGCCGCCGTGGGCGGTGAGCGCACGCTGGTCGTCGAGCGACCGATCAAGCGAGCTGCGATATTCCGATCCGTCGAAGCCGTATTTGATCGAGGAGATGCGCGAGACGCTGAGTGCGAAGGTGGTGCAGCCGATAACGACGCCGATCAGCACGCCGGCGACAAACCCCCATTGCACGATGATCACGATGATCGACAGCAGCGACAGGTAATCGAGCAGCGACAGCCGGCGCCGCGAGTCGACGATCCAGCGGTGCAACTGCTCCGCGCCGAGATAGATCAGCAATCCCCCGAGCACAAACTTCGGCACGTAGCCGAGCAACGCCGGATCGACCACCAACATCAGCGCGGCGACCGCCGCCACGGTCGCGCCGGACAGCCGGCCGCTGCCGCCGGCGCTGCGATTGAGCAGCGAGCGGCTGATGGAGATGCAGCTTGCATAGCCGCCAAGCGCGCCAACCAGCATATTGGCGGCGCCGGCTGTCTTCAATTCGCGCTCGAGGTCGGCCTCGCGGTGGGTGACCACCTCGATCCCGGTGGTGTTGAACAGGGTGCTGATGGCGGTGACGAACACCACGGCGACGAGGTTGCCGGCCAGAGCCGGCAGCTCCCGCCATGGAAAAGGCGCCGCATCCGCCAGCAGCCAGGGCAGCGCCAGGCTGGCCTTGGGCAGCGACGCGAACGTCCAGCCCGCGGCCTGCGCCTGCGAAACCGTCATGCCGGCGGCCAGAAAAGCGATGTGCGCAACGATCACACCTGCGACTAGGATCGACGGCAACGCCAGCGGCCTGCGCGAGCGATGCCAGGTCAGGTAGATGGTCAGAGCGAGCGCGCAGGCGGCGAGCAACTGATAGCAGGTGGTGGTATTAACCAGCGCGTCCAGCGTATCGATCTGCAGCTTGCGGCCGCTGACTACCTGGACTCCGCCGACGGTGATCAGCCAGGCGGTGGCGCCGAGGAAACCGCCGATCACCGGGTAGGGCACGTAGCGGATCGCGCGGCCGAGCCGCGACACACCGAATCCGTACAGCACAATGCCGGTGACGATGGCCGCCCCCGACAACGTCATCAGGACCGGGCCGGGAGGGATGGCCTCCGGGTGGCCGGCGATCATGTGTTCCGCCAGTGTCGCGGCCAGGATGGCCGTGACCGCGGCCGTCGAACTGTCGGGGCCGGCGACGGCAAACGGAAACGAGCTGCCGATCGCCACCACCGCCGCGGCAACCGACGCCGATATGAACGTGGCGGCCACGCCATGGGGAGCAGCGGCGCCAGCGGGCCGGCGAAGATCAGAACCGAATAGGACAGTCCGAAGGCGATTGTGAGCACGCTAGCCAGCGCGCCGCCAAACAGGTCGTCGCGCCAGCCGGCGAGACGCGTGGCGAGGCTCGCGGGCTCAGTCACGCGCGGCCCAATGTGCAATGGCCGAGCGGCAAGGAGAAAATCGACATCGATCACGGACAAAACCCGTCGGAGCCATGCAGCTGGCGCAATCGCCGCCGTCTTTGGTAGACGACGGCGGCTCATGCGGACAAGTTCTATTTTGTTACAGATCGCGCGGAGCGGGCCCGGTTGGAAAAATTAGGTGACTACCAACTCTTCGCCGGTGAGCCGGCGATAGGCTTCCAGATAACGCTTGCTGGTGGCCTCGGTGACCTCCGCAGGCAGCGGCGGCGGCGGGGCTTCGCCGTTCCAGCGACCGGCACGGCGTTCGCTGTCGAGATAGTCGCGCAGCGGCTGCTTGTCGAAGGAGGGCTGCGGCTGGCCGGGCTTGTAGGCGTCGGCGGCCCAGAAGCGCGAACTGTCGGGGGTCATCACCTCGTCGATAAGGATGATGCGGCCGTCGAGATCCCGGCCGAATTCGAACTTGGTGTCGGCAATGATGATGCCCTGCTCGCGGGCGATCTCCTCGCCCTGGGTGTAAACCGCGCGGCTCATGCTCTCCAGCACATAGGCGGTCTCTTCGCCGAGCACCTCG
It encodes the following:
- a CDS encoding SbmA/BacA-like family transporter, with protein sequence MLKPAYLAPDERQLLSRFWQSASGFWRGRQAWRAWLLGALLIATILLQLVIQYALNFWNRDFFNAIGRKDAADLWIQALRFLPLAAASLFLTVLSVWARMTTQRTWRNWLSNHLYDYWLGNDRHTRLRFIAGDSQAPEFRIAEDARLATDLPVDLALGLLNSLLTVITFIGVLWSVGDSLALPLDGVTLVIPGYLVIAVIVYSLLLSGATVLIARHLTRVIEENKRAEAELRSVGTHLRESGEGLALADARKDGRQTIAAALKAVIAIWRIYCWQLMRLTLVTYTSLLVTPVVGLLLCIPKYLAGMMTLGEVVQAAAAFVVVQGAFNWFTDNYAKLAEWASSANRVASLLLALDQVDAAGPGPDAGTGAKLQALPEADTRGPIRGD
- a CDS encoding 1-phosphofructokinase family hexose kinase, which translates into the protein MSAGSDQLRDPATGIVTLTINPAIDISTSVKKMMPFTKMRCAPAQRDPGGGGINVARVLKRLGAEATAVYPAGGATGQALAALVEGEGVPSIVIPTRNDTREDITIYDEASREQFRLVFPGAVLSEFEWQQCLDAIARMAPQAAFVIASGSLPAGVPADFYGRVVQAAKGAGRVIVDTSGSSLKSALEMGVYLIKPNLHEFQDLAGTTSADEASLVAAGRDLFDRYRIEVVALSMGAEGALLMTRDTVLRANGFPIAPASVSGAGDSFLGAMVWSLTQDGSLEQALRYGVAGGSAALLNPGTELCGAADVHRLAAEVTVRAVRAARPA
- a CDS encoding GH1 family beta-glucosidase, which produces MIWLKIAGHGPDYCYCNDQTDGNAARRAPPGTGSGIRQVIHGDIGVSQHRRLATGFHLGVSTSSFQIEGAAQEDGRGPSIWDTYCHDGAVRNHDTGDVACDHYHRYREDVALMKALGVQAYRFSVAWPRVLPQGRGTANEAGLAFYDRLIDELLAAGIAPWLCLYHWDLPQALEDAGGWLNRESVTWFADYTRLVAARYGDRVKRFATFNEPSIFSLFSRSLGTAGRSREDDLHRMIHHVNLAHGAAVDVLRNTVSDVSVGCIHNYQPCLPSSSSEADAAAAARLNTYWNNAFPDPQCLGEYPAAMRPALAPHIQPGDLARIRRPLDWFGLNHYSPVYVTAKPDAMLGYDFGDKPSGIALTPIGWPIDPAAFGETLRTVHRRYGLPIYVLENGYGDALQPDQAGAVVDSGRIAFLRAYVEAMNAAAADGVDIRGYFIWSLLDNLEWDSGYSIRFGLVYVDYASLRRVPKASFDWYAGLIKAVHQR